GTTCCCGCAGCGGCGCATCGAAGTAGGCCAACAACTCCTTATTCACCCCAggcacgtcgtcgagtgTTCGCTCGCCCCAGGTTACGAGATCGGCGAACTCATAGCGGTCACGGCGCGTACCGATGAAGGACGGCTTTTCGGGaacgagggccgcgacgtcAAGGTGGAAGGATTGGCTGATCTGGAGAATCTCGGAGAAGCGACCGTCTGGCCCGTCGCGCCCCGGGAGGAACGCGGAAGCCGTCCAGCCCTCGTACACGAATTGAGTTGCGTCGTTGGCGAGCGGCTTGGGTCTGGCGACGCGGTATCTGGTGCCCGTAGGCTGAGACTCTGAGAGCCTCGTCAGAAGTTGGCCGAGCCACTGCGACTCAGCGTCGTGGTCGCACGGCTTGAAGACGACGTTGTCTGCCGTAAAGCACAGGTTTCTGCCTCCGCTCAATGGCGCCACGGGTCCCGAGACGCCAAATGCTTGCAGGACTTGGGATGAAGGCTCAGCACCGGACATTGTGAATGATTGTGATTGTGAATACTGTTCTGTTTCTGATGGTTGAGGCATCTAGCCGGAGCGGGGGAGGTAAGCGGACAGCAAGCGCTGATGACAGTTGAGTAGTTCTGTTGGCGTTGTCTGCCTTGCATGCATGTGTAGTCTATAGGGCGCGCCTCGCTGGCTTGCCGAAGCACGCCCTTGCCAGGCCGATATCATGTATCAAATGTATAAGGCTTCACTTTTGTGGATATTCGGTGCATATTACTCTCTCGTAGCGTTGTACTTTTGCCGTAGCCTCAGCTTCGTGGCCTCAATCTCATCAATGTTACAAGAGGAAGAACGTCTATTacatgcctgcctgcagccCCTGGACAACCACCATGGCGCCCCAAGCCCCAGGATCGGGGGGCAACTCCTTGTTGCCGTTGGCACCCGCACCGACGTAGGTCGCCCTGCCGAGCCtgggcgtcatcgtcttgGTCGCTTCGGCGCCCTGAACCGCGGCCCTGACGCCCTTGTCCAGCCCGCCGCTCTTGGTCGCCTCGGCGAACGGGATCAGGGTGTCCATGACGGTGCGGTCTCCAATCTTGGCCGGCGTGTACCGTCTGAGGCTCTCGAGCGCACTCGAGACGGCTTCGCCCCAGAGTGCGATGGTGCCCCTGGACGACGCGAGCTCAATGTTCTTTTCTACCGCCGCCCGTAgcgagacgaagaagatgccCAAGATGCCACCGAGGGTGCCGCCCATCTTGCTCTCCACaatgtcctcgagctcgagcagcaccTTGACGACCGAGCCGGACCGGGCCAGCCCGcggtccagcgccgccagcaggctCGTGGCCCCCGTCTTGAGCGTCTCGCcgcagtcgccgtcgcccatgaCCGTGTCCCACCTCGTCAGATCCGGCTCCGCGACGATGAGCTGCTCGCAAGCGTTGCGCAGCATCTTCTCCAAGATTGTGGGATCGACCTTGAGGTCGCGCGTATCGTCGACCGtcttgcgctcctcctgcggcgcgcgcacgagctgctccttgcgcggccgtcgcgtggCCTGCGACCCGGCCATGGACTCCCAGTGCGTGTTGGTGCGCACGTCGAAGAAGCTCTTGATCTCGTCGACCGAGTACCGGCAgttcttggccgcggccgtgacgttgatgacggagacggagaaggCGGGCGCGTTGAGCGACGtctcgaggaagccggcgcAGATGCGCGAGGGCTCCATGTCCCactcgcgggcgagctgctccagcacctcgtcgaccagggcgCCCATCTCGAGGTGCGACATGCCGCCAAAGTTGCTGATGAGCAGCATCGTCTCATCGCCGGGCGCAAACTTGACGTAGCCGCGCTCCGGGTCGTTCTCGTCGAGGCAGTGCTTGAGGATGGACTGGACGAGctcggacggcgacggcgcgggcgacaaCTTCTTGTATCCCGGCTCGTTGTGCGGGCCCGTGCCGatctcgacctcgtcgtcgtcgagcatgcCGTGTTCCGTCCGCCCCGGGACGTGGCAGTGGTCGAGCGTCGCCGCGATAGACACAATCTGCTGCGAGAAGGCGACGCCCAGGTCGtagacgtcgtcgagggagccccccgcgccggccgcgccgcccatgacctTGAGGACGCCGATCTGCCCGGCGAGACCGCGCCGTCCGACCATgctgcccttcttcttgccgacggagacgtcgtcgccgcagaTGATGACGCGGCAGTTGTGGCCGCGCGCGTTGGCCTTTTCGTTGGCGAGGCCAAAGTGCAGGCAGTCGCCGGTGTAGTTtgtgatgacgaggatggtGCCCTTGTCGCTggggacggcgtcgacggcggcgacgatctgCTTGGTGCTGGGGCTG
Above is a genomic segment from Purpureocillium takamizusanense chromosome 2, complete sequence containing:
- a CDS encoding uncharacterized protein (EggNog:ENOG503NUS7~COG:G), whose translation is MSKRHLFNSPDGLVNKALRGIIAYNPSLSLDEANRVVYDTAYDRRNVSIISGGGSGHEPAWTGYVGANMLAASVQGDVFASPSTKQIVAAVDAVPSDKGTILVITNYTGDCLHFGLANEKANARGHNCRVIICGDDVSVGKKKGSMVGRRGLAGQIGVLKVMGGAAGAGGSLDDVYDLGVAFSQQIVSIAATLDHCHVPGRTEHGMLDDDEVEIGTGPHNEPGYKKLSPAPSPSELVQSILKHCLDENDPERGYVKFAPGDETMLLISNFGGMSHLEMGALVDEVLEQLAREWDMEPSRICAGFLETSLNAPAFSVSVINVTAAAKNCRYSVDEIKSFFDVRTNTHWESMAGSQATRRPRKEQLVRAPQEERKTVDDTRDLKVDPTILEKMLRNACEQLIVAEPDLTRWDTVMGDGDCGETLKTGATSLLAALDRGLARSGSVVKVLLELEDIVESKMGGTLGGILGIFFVSLRAAVEKNIELASSRGTIALWGEAVSSALESLRRYTPAKIGDRTVMDTLIPFAEATKSGGLDKGVRAAVQGAEATKTMTPRLGRATYVGAGANGNKELPPDPGAWGAMVVVQGLQAGM
- a CDS encoding uncharacterized protein (EggNog:ENOG503P67V), whose translation is MSGAEPSSQVLQAFGVSGPVAPLSGGRNLCFTADNVVFKPCDHDAESQWLGQLLTRLSESQPTGTRYRVARPKPLANDATQFVYEGWTASAFLPGRDGPDGRFSEILQISQSFHLDVAALVPEKPSFIGTRRDRYEFADLVTWGERTLDDVPGVNKELLAYFDAPLRELRQMMKPLPSDLPSQLIHGDLTGNVLFDDEGGAPPGIIDVVCYWHPAAYAKAIVVADGLAWHAQGRRLVELYGLDELHLQLLARALHWRCITFAIDSDMDWIRSHIAKSDYPGAVCVLRDVMADI